A region of Lycium barbarum isolate Lr01 chromosome 1, ASM1917538v2, whole genome shotgun sequence DNA encodes the following proteins:
- the LOC132645303 gene encoding exocyst complex component EXO70A1-like: MEPPGNDVVAFAFESAEKIILRWDSTASEDSREKMIFAGDRNEIDRYLSAVDEIQRSMESATLSDDQNKVNSAIQIAMARLEDEFRNILIAHTTPMEAESLTDTCPLPEEEEEEEEYEEEDNVDSPLTTKEFEHQESHSSCSYRSTNSIREIDLMPCQAIDDLRCIAERMISAGYLRECIQVYGSVRKSAVDSSFRRLGIEKLSIGDIQRLEWETLEMKIRRWIRAAKVCVRILFASEKKLCEQIFGDLRTATDDACFMETIKGPAIQLFNFAEAISISRRSPEKLFKILDLHDALSDLLVDIEIVFDSKSSESIRVQAVEILSRLAEAARGILSEFENAVLREPSKVPVPGGTIHPLTRYVMNYISLISDYKQTMSELIVSKPTTGSRYSSDPNTPDMEFGELEGQTPLALHLIWISVILQFNLEGKSKCYRDTSLAHLFMMNNVHYIVQKIKGSPELREMVGDDCLRRLTGKFRQAATNYQRSTWIYVLHCLRDEGLHVKGNFSSGVSKSALRERFKTFNAMFEEVHRTQSTWLIPDTQLREELRISVSEKLIPAYRSFLGRFRNHIESGRHPENYIKYSGEDIENAVLDFFEGYQVQQHIRRRSQ, encoded by the coding sequence ATGGAACCACCAGGAAACGACGTCGTTGCATTTGCGTTTGAGTCAGCTGAGAAAATAATACTCCGTTGGGATTCAACAGCATCAGAAGATTCTCGTGAGAAGATGATCTTCGCTGGCGATCGCAACGAGATCGATCGTTACCTCTCCGCCGTTGATGAAATCCAACGGTCAATGGAATCCGCTACACTTTCAGATGATCAAAACAAAGTCAATAGTGCGATCCAGATCGCTATGGCTCGTCTTGAAGACGAGTTTCGTAATATTCTAATAGCACATACAACTCCAATGGAAGCTGAATCACTAACTGACACGTGTCCTTTacctgaagaagaagaagaagaagaagaatacgAGGAGGAGGATAATGTTGACTCACCGTTGACTACTAAGGAGTTTGAGCATCAAGAGAGTCATAGTAGCTGTAGTTATCGATCTACGAATAGTATTCGTGAGATCGATCTAATGCCTTGTCAAGCGATTGATGATCTTCGATGTATAGCTGAGAGAATGATTTCAGCTGGATATCTTAGGGAGTGTATTCAGGTGTATGGCAGTGTACGCAAGTCTGCTGTGGACTCAAGTTTCCGACGTCTAGGTATAGAGAAACTGAGTATTGGAGATATTCAGAGATTAGAATGGGAAACACTGGAAATGAAAATCAGGCGGTGGATAAGAGCTGCAAAAGTATGCGTTCGCATACTTTTCGCTAGTGAGAAGAAATTATGTGAGCAGATTTTTGGAGATTTGAGAACTGCAACTGATGATGCTTGTTTTATGGAGACAATTAAAGGTCCAGCTATTCAGTTATTTAATTTCGCTGAAGCTATTAGTATTAGTAGAAGATCACCTGAGaagttgtttaagatattggatcTACATGATGCTTTATCGGATTTGTTGGTGGATATTGAGATTGTTTTTGATTCGAAATCATCGGAGTCGATTAGGGTTCAAGCTGTAGAGATATTATCTAGGTTAGCTGAGGCTGCTAGAGGGATATTATCGGAATTTGAAAATGCAGTGCTTAGAGAACCTTCTAAAGTTCCTGTCCCTGGAGGGACAATACATCCTTTGACTAGGTATGTTATGAACTACATAAGTTTAATCTCGGATTACAAACAGACTATGTCTGAATTGATTGTGTCAAAGccgacaacggggtctaggtatTCTAGTGATCCTAACACCCCTGATATGGAGTTCGGGGAACTAGAAGGGCAGACCCCGTTGGCGCTTCATTTGATTTGGATTTCTGTGATTTTGCAGTTCAATTTGGAAGGAAAGTCTAAGTGCTATAGAGATACTTCATTGGCGCATTTATTTATGATGAACAATGTACATTATATTGTTCAGAAGATTAAAGGGTCGCCTGAGTTAAGGGAGATGGTTGGGGATGATTGTTTAAGGAGATTAACAGGGAAATTCAGACAAGCAGCTACAAACTACCAGAGATCAACCTGGATATATGTTTTGCATTGTTTGCGAGATGAGGGTTTACATGTTAAAGGCAATTTTTCATCTGGGGTGTCTAAGAGTGCGTTGAGAGAGCGGTTTAAGACGTTTAATGCTATGTTTGAAGAGGTGCATAGGACTCAATCCACCTGGTTGATTCCGGATACTCAGCTCCGAGAGGAGCTGCGTATTTCTGTATCCGAGAAGTTGATCCCAGCTTATAGATCATTTCTCGGAAGGTTCAGGAATCATATTGAGAGTGGAAGGCATCCGGAAAACTATATCAAGTATTCCGGTGAGGACATTGAGAATGCTGTCTTGGATTTCTTTGAGGGGTACCAAGTTCAACAACACATAAGAAGAAGATCTCAGTGA
- the LOC132645314 gene encoding sm-like protein LSM1B yields the protein MSWAGPEDIYLSTSLASYLDKKLLVLLRDGRKLLGTLRSFDQFANAVLEGACERVIVGEIYCDIPLGLYIIRGENVVLIGELDVDKEELPPHMTRVPEAEIRRAQKAEREATDLKGTMRKRMEFLDMD from the exons ATGTCGTGGGCAGGTCCAGAAGATATCTATCTTTCTACTTCTCTTGCTAGCTATCTTGATA AGAAACTTCTCGTATTGCTGCGAGATGGGCGAAAGCTTTTGGGGACACTTCGTTCTTTTGACCAATTTG CTAATGCTGTTTTAGAAGGTGCATGTGAGCGTGTTATTGTTGGTGAAATCTACTGTGATATTCCGTTAGGTCTTTATATTATCCGAGGGGAAAATGTTGTGTTAATTGGCGAGTTG GATGTAGATAAGGAGGAACTTCCACCCCACATGACTCGTGTCCCAGAAGCTGAGATAAGAAGG GCCCAAAAAGCAGAAAGGGAGGCTACAGATCTTAAAGGTACAATGCGAAAGAGGATGGAATTCCTTGATATGGATTGA
- the LOC132616647 gene encoding protein DEEPER ROOTING 1-like — protein MKFLSWMQNKFNGGQGNKIPNGVQTKSLTIVDRTNQEPRNEEFNGWPDSLLAIGTFGTTSTSLNAKSETTQHVQNHDHENEISEENYNEQSSSPDLAEFTPEEVGKLQKELTKLLSKKPAANKLVAEDRKDGDLPLDRFLNCPSSLEVDRRTSSRFSCTNSEIYENLDEEEIDRTIRAIIGRCKDHVCKTNKKKVNGMKSVSFLLKKMFVCSSGFAPTPSLRDTFPESRMEKLLRTILSKKINPQNAGRVSTKRYLEDRCAPKEEEEEKKREKTCHGSKWVKTDSDCEYNLICSSKFLIKTSILILLA, from the exons ATGAAG TTCTTAAGCTGGATGCAAAATAAGTTCAATGGTGGACAAGGGAACAAAATACCTAATGGAGTTCAAACCAAAA GTTTAACTATTGTAGATCGGACAAATCAAGAACCTCGCAACGAAGAATTCAACGGTTGGCCTGATTCATTATTAGCCATTGGAACTTTTGGTACCACCAGCACTTCTCTAAATGCAAAATCAGAGACCACCCAACACGTACAAAATCATGATCATGAAAATGAAATCTCAGAGGAAAATTACAATGAGCAAAGTTCCTCTCCAGATTTAGCAGAATTCACCCCTGAAGAAGTTGGCAAATTACAAAAAGAATTAACAAAGCTATTATCAAAAAAGCCTGCAGCTAATAAATTAGTTGCTGAAGACAGAAAGGATGGTGATCTCCCATTGGACAGATTCCTTAATTGTCCTTCAAGTTTGGAAGTTGATCGTAGGACTTCCAGCAGATTTAGTTGTACCAATTCGGAGATTTATGAAAATCTGGATGAGGAAGAAATTGATAGGACTATTAGAGCAATTATTGGGAGATGCAAGGACCATGTTTGCAAGACAAATAAAAAGAAAGTAAATGGCATGAAATCAGTTTCGTTTCTTCTCAAGAAAATGTTTGTTTGCTCAAGTGGTTTTGCTCCTACTCCTAGTTTACGAGACACATTTCCCGAATCAAGAATGGAGAAG CTTTTAAGGACTATACTTTCAAAGAAAATAAACCCACAAAATGCCGGTCGAGTATCAACAAAGAGATATTTAGAGGACCGATGTGCACcaaaggaagaggaagaggaaaagAAACGGGAGAAAACCTGTCATGGATCTAAGTGGGTCAAGACTGATTCTGATTGTGAGTATAATTTAATTTGTAGTAGTAAGTTTTTAATTAAAACAAGCATTTTAATTTTGTTAGCTTAA